The sequence below is a genomic window from Neomicrococcus aestuarii.
TCCCATGGAGTCTTTGGAAAAAACGCCACTCTTGGTGCTCGCTGGCATCTTGCTACTGTGCACCTTCGCTGAGTTGTTCTTGAGCCCTATCGGCTTGTCCATCTCCACTAAGCTGGCACCGGAAGCTTTCCGCACCCAGATGATGGCCTTGTTCTACTTGTCCGTCTCTTTGGGAACCACGCTTTCTGGCGTGCTGGCGGCGTACTACCAGCCTGGCCAGGAGATCGCGTACTTCGTGGCTCTGGGCGCTGGCTGCATCATCTTGGGCGTTGCCCTGTTGGTGGCCACGCCTGCTATCAAGCGCCTCATGGGCGGCGTGAAGTAGCCTCTCCGGGGCTTCTCCTCACGCCGCAGAAATGACGTGGGCGGTGTTCTTCATCAGCATTCATTGCTGGTGGAGCGTCGCCCACGTTTTCTATTTCTTGAGCTCTATCTCCACGAAGATGATGACTTCATCAGTGTCATTGGCAACGTTGTGCTCCACCCCAGCAGGCCGCGTGTAGGACTGGCCGGCCTCGATTTGGAACTTATGGCGGAGCGCGTCAGGGGTTTCGATGGTGAGCTCGCCGCTCGTTACGGGAACCACGATGTAGTCGGTCTCATGCACGTGCCGCTTCGTCTCCGTGTGAGGTTCGAAGCGCCACTGCGTGACGCGCGCGTTCGCGTCATCTTGTTGCACCGTTGAGGTTGCTGGAAGTCGAATACTCGTCATGCCACGGCCCTTCTTTCGCTGAATCACCAATGTACGTCAAGCAACAATTACCTGACTTCCCACCCGATTTCTGACAAGCTGAACTTATGAGCCAGAATCGTGCGGGCACTCGTGCCCTTCCAGAAGATCTCATCGATGTTGATGCAGTAGTTTCTGCCTACTACGACGTTCACCCGGATCCTTCAGAACCCACCCAGCGCGTGGCGTTCGGAACCTCGGGACACCGCGGGTCCTCCTTGAAGACCAGCTTCAACGAAGACCACATCTTGGCCATCACCCAGGCGATCGTCGACTACCGCCGCGGTCAAGGCATCACCGGGCCGCTCTTTTTGGGCAAAGACACGCACGCGCTCTCCGACCCCGCGCAAGACAGTGCCCTAGAAGTTCTTGCCGCGAATGACGTCACGGTTCTCTGGGAGAGCGACGGCGACTACGCACCGACTCCCGCCGTGTCCTTCGCGATCCTCAGCTACAACGCCGACCCCGCACACACCTCGCAAGCGGACGGCATCATCATCACCCCCAGCCACAACCCCCCAGCTGACGGTGGCTTCAAGTACAACCCTCCTCACGGCGGCCCTGCGGATTCGGACGCCACGTCCTGGATTGCCCGCCGCGCCAACGAACTGATCGAGGGCAAGCTCGCTGAAGTAGAGCGAGTGCCGCTGGCTCAGGCGAAGCTGAGCGACGGCGTCGTACACCATGATTTCCGGGCCCCGTATGTCAATGCGCTGCCGGAAGTACTCAACATTTCCGCGATCAAGGACGCCGGAATCCGCATTGGCGCGGACCCGATGGGCGGCGCATCCGTGGATTATTGGGGCGCGATTGCCGAGCATCACCACCTCAACCTGACAGTGGTCAATCCGCTCGTGGATCCGCGCTGGTCCTTCATGACGCTGGACTGGGACGAGAAGATCCGCATGGACTGCTCCAGCCCGCACGCCATGGCGAGCCTGATTGGGCAGAAGGACAAGTTCGATATCGCCACCGGTAACGACGCCGACTCGGACCGGCACGGCATCGTCACTCCGGATGGTGGGCTCATGAACCCCAACCACTACTTGTCCGTGGCGATCGATTACTTGTACCGCAACCGGACGTCCTGGCCGCAGGATGCGGGCGTGGGAAAGACCTTGGTGTCCTCCTCCATGATTGACCGCGTGGCCGCCGGTTTGGGCCGCAAGCTCGTGGAAGTTCCCGTGGGCTTCAAGTGGTTTGTTCCCGGATTCCTTGATGGGACCGGCGTTTTTGGCGGCGAAGAATCCGCCGGCGCGAGCTTTGTCCGCTTTGACGGCCGCCCGTGGTCTACGGATAAGGACGGCATCTTGCTAGCGCTCTTGGCGTCCGAAATTCAGGCCGTCACGGGCCAGTCCCCCAGCCAGCTCTACCGCGGCCTGACGGAGAAATATGGCGAGCCTGCCTACGCTCGCATCGACGCTGCCGCCACGGTGGATCAGAAGGCGCGATTGGGTAAGTTGAGCCCCTCAGACGTCACCGCCGACCAGCTCGCGGGCGAGACCATCACGGCCAAACTCACTGAGGCGCCCGGAAACGGCGCGTCCATTGGCGGCTTGAAGGTGACCACCGAGAACGCATGGTTTGCCGCGCGGCCGTCCGGCACAGAGGACGTCTACAAGATCTACGCGGAGTCCTTCAAGGGCGCCGAGCACTTAGCTGAGGTCCAGCGTGACGCCAAAGCGATCGTGGATTCGGTGTTGGCGGAGTAGTTGACGCGGCCAACCGCGGCCACTCGTCCGGATTGTTGCGTGATCGTACGTTCAGAGACGACGATCACGCAACGCTGGCTACGGGCCGATGAAATGAACCCTGTTAAGGGCAACCGATCGTAGCAATACTTGCGGACTAGAGCTCGTTTTTCCTAGGAAAACGAGAGTCCAGCGACGATTCCCTCGCTTCACTCTGTGGAAACGCAACAATCGCTACGGGTTTCGGCCGATCAGCCCACCACTCCGAGTGGGCCAGCGGCATGGAGTGCAACTATCACTACGCCTCGATGGATGCGCTGAGACGGCGACTCAACAATCGCTACGTGTAGATGGCACGGAATCAGGGAAGCGCGCCCGAAAACAACAATGCCCGCCGCAAGACTTCCCAAAAGGGAGTCCCGAAGCGGGCAAAGCGGTGACCGCGGACTCCACTGAAAGTGGCCCGCGTGTGTTGGGGGGTATACACGCGGACCACCATCGGTTGAGTCCGAGATCCTAGGAACGGATAGGAGGCTCATCATCAGCCAAGTGTTCAAAGATCTGCTGGGATCTGTCCGTTTCCGGCGAACGCTCGTAGATTCAACAATAACAAAACGGCCCCAAAAATCCAAGACTTACACAGTACCGGGCGTACCGCGAGCCTTTGACTAGGGCTCATTCAGAAAATTTTGCGACAAATAACAGCATTATGGAACTGTATGTTGTTCTACAAAGCGCGCTTCACCATGGTGGATTTAGCCCATCCATACGGCGGATAAACCGGCTTGAGCGTATCCACCATGGTGGTCTTCGCCAAAGTGGGTCGTAGCTGGGAGAACGTGTCGAACCCATATTTGCCGTGATAGTTGCCCGTGCCCGAGTTTCCAACGCCGCCAAACGGCAGATTCGTCACGCCAGTTTGCAGGATCGCCACACCAATTCCGATACTGCCGGCGCGCACGTGATCCTCGAAGATCGCATGCAAACGAGGCCGCTCGGAGAACAAGTAGGCTGCGAGAGGATCGGAGCGGTTGCCAATGAAATCGATGGCCTCGTCCACGTTCGCCACACGAATGATCGGCAAGATGGGCCCAAAGATCTCCTCTTGCATCACCGGCGATGCCGGATCAACATTCTTCAGAATGGTAGGCGCCACATAGCGATGTGCGCGGTCCACGATTCCACCAGCCACCACGTCGCCGTCCGCCAAATACCCGGCGAGACGGTCCACATGGGATTCGTTCACAATCCGTCCGAAGTCCTTTGAGGAGCTCGGATCCTTGCCATAGAACTCGGCGATGGCCCGCGGCAAGTGCTTTTCCAACTCATCCGCAGCTCGCCCCACGGCAAGCACATAGTCCGGCGCCACACAGGTCTGGCCGGCGTTGGTGAACTTCGCGAAAGCGATGCGCCGAGCAATCGCCGGCCAGTTTCCGTCAACCACCACCACAGGGCATTTACCGCCGAGTTCAAGGGTGACGGGCGTGAGCTGCTGCGCGGCAGCCGCGTAGACCTTCCGGCCAATGCGCTCGCTACCGGTGAAGAAGATGTGATCCCACTTCTGCTCGAGAAGTTCCGCGGCAACGTCGGCGCCGCCAGTCACGACGGCAACCGCACGGTGGTCCAGATACTGCGGAACCAAACGCTCGAGCAAAGCGCTCACGGTGGGCGCGTTTTCTGACGGCTTGATCACCGCACAGTTTCCCGCGGCAATCGCGGAGACCAGCGGGATGAGCAGGTTGTTCACCGGATAGTTCCACGGCCCCATGATCAGCACTAGCCCCAACGGCTGCGGCTCTACCTTGGCGACGGCCGGCTGGAAGGCGATCGGCATGCGCTGATGCTGCGCACCCATCCACTCGGTTAAGTACAACTGCGCGAGCTTGACCTCGTTGCGGACCATGCTCAGCTCCGTGAGTCGGGCTTCCACGGCGGACTTCCCAAGATCCTGGGCTAAAGCAGTAACGAAGTCTGATTCGTGCCGGCTCATCATCCGTTCGAACGCCTTGAGCTGCGCGGCCCGGAACTTGCGAGTCACGGCGATGCGTTCGCGGGCTCCTTCGCGCAAGTGCGCGACGGTCTCCGCGACGCCCAAATGCTTGGTGGCCTCGGGGACAACGTCTAGCTCCACTTCCTCCGGTGAGGCTTCTGCCTCTTCGTGGATGGGCGCCAGCTCCGTTTCGATTGGCGTCTCATCGGCCACGCTATCCTCGCGGGTTTCGTGTCCGGAAGCCAGGGTGCGGTCTTGAGCTGCGTCGTCGTACTTCATGAAATGAACTCTACCCACCGCACGTAGGCAACAAGTGTCCGCCTCACGCACTACTCTTAAGCGCGTGAATGAACGCAACGCACTGGGATTCGGTTGGACACTGCACGGGGATGGGAAAACCATTCGCCCGGGATCGGTGGTGGCACCGGACGAACGTCTGAGCTGGCCGCTGACGGCGAGCATCGGCGTGCAGCACATCATGGCGATGTTTGGCGCCACGGTGTTGGTGCCTACGCTGACCGGCTTCCCCGTGACCACCACCATTCTCTTCACGGGTGTGGGCACGTTGCTCTTCCTTTTGATCACGCAGGGCAAGGTGCCGAGCTACCTCGGTTCGTCCTTCGCGTTCATCGCCCCCATTGGCGCGGCCATGAATCAGCACGGGATTGGCGGTGCGCTCGGCGGATTGGTCATGTCCGGCGTGGCGCTGTTCTTGGTGGGATTGATTGTTCAGAAATCCGGTGTGGGTTGGATTCACGCTCTCATGCCGCCGGTGGTGATGGGCACGATCGTGGCTGCGATCGGGCTGAATTTGGCCTCCGCCACCACCACCGCCATGCAGGAAGTCCCTCTGACCACGTTCGTGACGCTGGCCGCCGTGGTCATTTCTGCCGTGCTTTTCAAGGGCATGCTGGGCCGTTTGTCCATCCTGGTGGGCATTGTGGTGGGTTACATCGTGGCGCTGTTGCAGGGTCAGGTGGACTTCACGCCCGTGGCCGAGGCCGGCTGGGTGGGCCTTCCGCCGTTCCATTTGCCCGAGTTCCACGCGAGCTTGTTGCCACTGTTCCTTCCCGTGGTGTTGGTGTTGGTTGCCGAGAATATCGGTCACGTGAAGACGGTGGCCCTGATGACGGGCCGGGATCTGGATGGTAGCTACGGACGGGCTTTGATGTCCGACGGCGTGGCCACGGCTCTCGCAGGAAGCTTCGGCGGATCCGGAACTACTACATACGCCGAGAACATTGGGGTCATGGCTTCCTCGAGGGTTTACTCTACCGCGGCTTACTGGGTTGCGGGCTCGGTGGCCATTTTGCTTGCGTTCTTGCCAAAGTTCGGCGCGCTCATCTCGACGATTCCAGCGGGCGTTTCCGGCGGTGCCGGCATTGTGCTGTACGGAATGATCGGCATCATGGGTGCACGCTTGTGGGTGCAGAATGAGGTGGACTTCTCCAACCCCATTAACCTCATGACGGCCGGATCTGGCCTGATTATTGCCATCGCCAATCCAGTACTCACCCTCGGTGGAGCGCAATACGGTGGCATCGCTCTTGGAACCGCGGCAACGCTTCTCATCTTCCACGTCATGCGAGCCATCGCTCGAGCACGCGGCACGGAGCCAACTGCCATTGCTGAGGACTCAGGAGTAAATCCGGGCAAGCTCGGCTAAATTGCTTGCGCCGTTGAGCGCCTTTCATCCTTACTGCGTATTATCTAAATGTGGCATGGTGGACAAAGCAGTGGGCAGACCCTCAGTGGCGGGCTGACGTCGATGAATGGATTGACGCAACCCTTGAAGAATTTGAGGTGTCCCGCACTGAACCCACGCAATGGGGCAGGACTCGACTGTGGAGCACTCAGGCCACCATTCCCACAGATGCCGGCCAACTATGGTTCAAAGCGCCGTGCCCAGGCCTGAGCGCCGAAGGAAGCATCACCGGCTTCTTCAATTCCATTAATGAGCAACGCTTTGCGTTTCCGCTCAACGTCAACATGGAAACTGGCTGGTTTTTGCTTCCTGATTACGGCGACAATCTCAAGACGCTGCCGAGCCCGTTCCCAGACCTCTGGGCGCTCATGCTTCAAGATTTCGGCCGCGCTCAGGTGGAACTCGTCGGCCGGGATGATGAGGTCTTTGATCACGGCATGCCGATTCTGGATCCGGCGTGGATCATGACTCACCTTGAGCAACAGCTCATTCTGCACGCGGCCCTGCCAGCGGATCACCCGCTCCACATTCCTGCCGAGACGGCCGAGCAGTTGGACCAGAGCTTCCAGCCCTTGCAC
It includes:
- a CDS encoding cupin domain-containing protein, with translation MTSIRLPATSTVQQDDANARVTQWRFEPHTETKRHVHETDYIVVPVTSGELTIETPDALRHKFQIEAGQSYTRPAGVEHNVANDTDEVIIFVEIELKK
- the pgm gene encoding phosphoglucomutase (alpha-D-glucose-1,6-bisphosphate-dependent), with product MSQNRAGTRALPEDLIDVDAVVSAYYDVHPDPSEPTQRVAFGTSGHRGSSLKTSFNEDHILAITQAIVDYRRGQGITGPLFLGKDTHALSDPAQDSALEVLAANDVTVLWESDGDYAPTPAVSFAILSYNADPAHTSQADGIIITPSHNPPADGGFKYNPPHGGPADSDATSWIARRANELIEGKLAEVERVPLAQAKLSDGVVHHDFRAPYVNALPEVLNISAIKDAGIRIGADPMGGASVDYWGAIAEHHHLNLTVVNPLVDPRWSFMTLDWDEKIRMDCSSPHAMASLIGQKDKFDIATGNDADSDRHGIVTPDGGLMNPNHYLSVAIDYLYRNRTSWPQDAGVGKTLVSSSMIDRVAAGLGRKLVEVPVGFKWFVPGFLDGTGVFGGEESAGASFVRFDGRPWSTDKDGILLALLASEIQAVTGQSPSQLYRGLTEKYGEPAYARIDAAATVDQKARLGKLSPSDVTADQLAGETITAKLTEAPGNGASIGGLKVTTENAWFAARPSGTEDVYKIYAESFKGAEHLAEVQRDAKAIVDSVLAE
- a CDS encoding aldehyde dehydrogenase family protein, with product MKYDDAAQDRTLASGHETREDSVADETPIETELAPIHEEAEASPEEVELDVVPEATKHLGVAETVAHLREGARERIAVTRKFRAAQLKAFERMMSRHESDFVTALAQDLGKSAVEARLTELSMVRNEVKLAQLYLTEWMGAQHQRMPIAFQPAVAKVEPQPLGLVLIMGPWNYPVNNLLIPLVSAIAAGNCAVIKPSENAPTVSALLERLVPQYLDHRAVAVVTGGADVAAELLEQKWDHIFFTGSERIGRKVYAAAAQQLTPVTLELGGKCPVVVVDGNWPAIARRIAFAKFTNAGQTCVAPDYVLAVGRAADELEKHLPRAIAEFYGKDPSSSKDFGRIVNESHVDRLAGYLADGDVVAGGIVDRAHRYVAPTILKNVDPASPVMQEEIFGPILPIIRVANVDEAIDFIGNRSDPLAAYLFSERPRLHAIFEDHVRAGSIGIGVAILQTGVTNLPFGGVGNSGTGNYHGKYGFDTFSQLRPTLAKTTMVDTLKPVYPPYGWAKSTMVKRAL
- a CDS encoding uracil-xanthine permease family protein; its protein translation is MNERNALGFGWTLHGDGKTIRPGSVVAPDERLSWPLTASIGVQHIMAMFGATVLVPTLTGFPVTTTILFTGVGTLLFLLITQGKVPSYLGSSFAFIAPIGAAMNQHGIGGALGGLVMSGVALFLVGLIVQKSGVGWIHALMPPVVMGTIVAAIGLNLASATTTAMQEVPLTTFVTLAAVVISAVLFKGMLGRLSILVGIVVGYIVALLQGQVDFTPVAEAGWVGLPPFHLPEFHASLLPLFLPVVLVLVAENIGHVKTVALMTGRDLDGSYGRALMSDGVATALAGSFGGSGTTTYAENIGVMASSRVYSTAAYWVAGSVAILLAFLPKFGALISTIPAGVSGGAGIVLYGMIGIMGARLWVQNEVDFSNPINLMTAGSGLIIAIANPVLTLGGAQYGGIALGTAATLLIFHVMRAIARARGTEPTAIAEDSGVNPGKLG